From Sphingomonas sp. PAMC26645:
CAGGCATAGCCTTCGAGATCATCCCCGGCATTAGCGCGGCCAGTGCTGCAGCGGCCGCAGCGCAGATCCCGCTGACCCGCCGGCTCAGCGCGCGCCGAGTCCAGTTCGTCACCGGCCATGATGTTACGGGCGACCTCCCCGAACAACGCAACATGGCGGCGCTTGCCGATCCCGATGCGACCACGGTCGTGTTCATGCCCAAGCGCACATTTCCAGCGCTTGCCTCATCGTTGATCGGGCACGGGCTTTCGCCGGATACGCCGGCGCTGATCGCGGAGAATGTCGGCCATCCCGACCAGTCCCTGACGCGCTCGACGATCGCAGACGTGGCCGCGCAGCTGGGGGCAGGCTTCTCCAGCAAGC
This genomic window contains:
- the cobA gene encoding uroporphyrinogen-III C-methyltransferase; this encodes MTGFVSFVGSGPGDPELLTLKAVARLQAADAVLFDDLSSTVLDHARPGADLVAVGKRAGRPSPSQAHVSQLLVEYAQTGIRVVRLKSGDAGMFGRLEEEIIALRAAGIAFEIIPGISAASAAAAAAQIPLTRRLSARRVQFVTGHDVTGDLPEQRNMAALADPDATTVVFMPKRTFPALASSLIGHGLSPDTPALIAENVGHPDQSLTRSTIADVAAQLGAGFSSKPALILYGPLMDAEAGK